One stretch of Candidatus Baltobacteraceae bacterium DNA includes these proteins:
- a CDS encoding alkaline phosphatase family protein has translation MSRLSRSRFLGTATAAAMTPMVEWIRPAMAEAAPSKLSDIDHLVFLMQENRSFDHYFGSLSGVRGFGDPKAIELPEGRPVFYQPDQLTKGGYILPFHLDTKTTSAQRLHDLSHAWKILHESWNGGKFDGWVSAHRESNGASGPLTMGYYTRGDLPFYYSLADAFTICDGYHCSVMGPTDPNRYFWMSASIDADGKNGGPATYNNEHKRYTWPTYAEQLQKAGVSWRIYRPESDREYPVGLDVVMNFAPFQDADKSSSFYDNGVKLRSVDTMLQDIRTGNLPSVTWIIPPYALCEHPDMLPAAGEDYVRQILEAFWSNPKTWSRTAFIIVYDENDGLFDHVVPPTPPAGAAGEYVGGAPVGLGFRVPCLVISPFSRGGYVCGDTFDHTSCLRLIEKRFGVEVPNLTAWRRQTCGDLTSAFGFGEAPNTSVPSLPQTADALRAVQAALSRLNPPAVPFHQAMPKPEPGTIVRKRRGTIA, from the coding sequence ATGAGCCGTTTATCTCGTTCGCGTTTTCTTGGCACAGCAACCGCTGCGGCGATGACGCCGATGGTCGAGTGGATCAGGCCGGCAATGGCGGAGGCTGCGCCCTCGAAGCTGTCAGACATCGATCATCTGGTTTTCCTGATGCAAGAAAACCGGTCGTTCGATCACTACTTCGGGTCGCTTTCGGGCGTACGCGGTTTCGGCGATCCAAAAGCAATTGAGTTGCCGGAGGGGCGGCCGGTCTTTTATCAGCCCGATCAGCTGACCAAGGGCGGCTACATTCTTCCATTTCATCTCGATACGAAGACGACAAGCGCGCAACGCTTGCACGATCTCAGCCATGCATGGAAGATTCTGCACGAGAGTTGGAACGGCGGAAAATTCGACGGTTGGGTGAGCGCGCATCGCGAGAGCAACGGCGCGAGCGGTCCGTTGACGATGGGCTATTACACGCGCGGCGATTTGCCGTTCTATTACTCGCTGGCCGACGCATTTACGATTTGCGACGGATACCATTGCTCCGTGATGGGTCCAACCGATCCGAACCGTTACTTCTGGATGAGCGCGTCGATCGACGCCGACGGGAAGAACGGCGGCCCGGCCACCTACAACAACGAGCACAAGCGCTATACATGGCCGACCTACGCCGAGCAGTTGCAGAAAGCCGGCGTCTCGTGGCGAATTTATCGTCCGGAAAGCGATCGCGAATACCCGGTCGGCCTCGACGTCGTCATGAATTTCGCGCCGTTCCAAGACGCTGACAAGAGTTCGTCGTTCTACGACAACGGCGTGAAGCTGCGTTCCGTCGATACGATGCTGCAAGACATTCGCACCGGAAATCTGCCGTCGGTCACGTGGATCATTCCGCCGTATGCGCTCTGCGAGCATCCCGACATGCTGCCGGCAGCCGGCGAAGATTACGTGCGCCAGATTCTCGAAGCGTTTTGGTCGAATCCAAAGACCTGGTCGCGCACGGCCTTTATCATCGTCTACGACGAGAACGATGGGCTCTTCGATCACGTCGTGCCGCCGACGCCGCCGGCCGGTGCCGCAGGCGAATACGTCGGCGGCGCACCGGTCGGTCTCGGTTTCCGCGTGCCGTGCCTCGTTATCTCGCCGTTTTCGCGCGGCGGATACGTGTGCGGCGACACCTTCGACCACACGTCGTGTCTGCGTTTGATCGAGAAACGCTTCGGCGTAGAGGTTCCGAATCTCACGGCTTGGCGGCGACAAACCTGCGGCGATCTGACGAGCGCATTCGGCTTCGGGGAAGCTCCCAACACAAGCGTTCCATCGCTGCCGCAAACGGCTGATGCACTCCGCGCCGTCCAAGCCGCGCTCAGCAGACTCAACCCGCCGGCGGTCCCCTTTCACCAGGCGATGCCGAAGCCCGAACCCGGAACGATCGTCCGGAAGCGCCGAGGCACCATCGCGTAG
- a CDS encoding diguanylate cyclase: protein MTKSDALYDASGALRIQDVTGDARTAFTSAAALQTFPEGYVPRVYWFRVTFPRDASISSPVLSYSYKVTQIDVYRATGNSFEHAGAGYDLADRDTALVPGILQVPEWALDGAPIYMRIATVIDPRSVTFRPLAPVLTASLQRRIAFGFFVGFFVAIGAFNLWTFFALRDRPLLDYATVMFLEAAATVIGYGALWQVLPPLTFLARELIYDCASLGAAVALTVFTIGFLHLSVRDRHAFSVVLFGTACVLTVYLTDFFPNATLAWTWTLVASLLFYATLFYAGVRAARSGMRIGTIYAIGIACTMLGYAINMSSYALPRQDLFVYAWQVGDALQALILAIAVASSVQETRAENLRLVSESRELTQLAALDGLTGVLNRRSFDQALDDAATRSIATKKPLGVLILDIDHFKDYNDGLGHQAGDEALRAVAQACGSCVRTGDVFARYGGEEFAAIVVDSTLEDLQRIADRMFIALSALSIPRGDGNPLTISIGGANGTPLSPRDATEILHAADAELYAAKRSGRNRANLSLYEVLV, encoded by the coding sequence TTGACGAAATCAGACGCGTTGTACGATGCGTCGGGCGCCCTGCGCATCCAGGATGTCACCGGCGACGCTCGTACCGCATTTACGAGTGCGGCAGCGTTGCAGACGTTCCCTGAGGGCTACGTTCCTCGCGTCTACTGGTTTCGCGTAACGTTTCCGCGCGATGCGTCGATTTCATCGCCGGTACTCTCCTACAGCTACAAGGTCACGCAGATCGACGTCTATCGCGCCACCGGCAACAGCTTCGAACACGCAGGCGCCGGATACGACCTCGCGGATCGCGATACGGCACTTGTTCCCGGAATATTACAGGTACCCGAATGGGCGCTCGACGGCGCGCCCATCTACATGCGCATCGCGACGGTCATAGACCCGCGCTCGGTGACGTTCCGGCCGCTCGCGCCGGTGTTGACGGCTTCGCTTCAGCGGCGTATCGCATTTGGATTTTTCGTAGGCTTCTTCGTTGCAATCGGCGCCTTCAATCTGTGGACATTCTTTGCGCTGCGCGATCGACCGCTGCTCGATTACGCGACCGTCATGTTTCTCGAAGCTGCCGCAACGGTCATCGGCTACGGCGCACTGTGGCAAGTACTTCCGCCGCTCACGTTCTTGGCCCGCGAGCTGATCTACGACTGCGCATCGCTCGGTGCCGCCGTCGCGCTAACCGTGTTCACCATCGGCTTTCTCCACCTGAGCGTACGCGACCGTCACGCGTTTTCCGTCGTCTTGTTCGGGACGGCGTGCGTGCTGACGGTCTACCTCACCGACTTCTTTCCGAACGCCACGCTCGCGTGGACGTGGACGCTCGTGGCAAGTCTGTTGTTCTACGCGACGTTGTTCTACGCCGGCGTGCGCGCGGCACGCTCGGGAATGCGCATCGGAACGATCTATGCGATCGGCATCGCGTGCACGATGCTCGGATACGCCATCAATATGAGCTCCTATGCGCTTCCGCGACAAGACCTCTTTGTCTACGCCTGGCAGGTCGGCGACGCGCTGCAGGCGCTGATCTTGGCGATCGCCGTTGCTTCGAGCGTGCAAGAGACGCGTGCGGAGAACTTGCGACTCGTTTCGGAATCACGCGAACTCACGCAGCTTGCGGCGCTCGACGGACTCACCGGTGTCCTCAATCGCCGCTCGTTCGATCAAGCCTTGGACGATGCGGCGACGCGTTCCATTGCAACGAAGAAGCCGCTGGGCGTGCTGATCCTAGATATCGACCACTTCAAGGACTACAATGACGGACTTGGGCATCAGGCCGGCGACGAAGCCTTGCGCGCGGTCGCGCAAGCTTGCGGTTCTTGCGTACGAACGGGAGACGTCTTTGCGCGCTACGGCGGTGAAGAATTCGCCGCGATCGTTGTCGACTCGACGCTTGAAGATCTCCAACGTATCGCAGACCGTATGTTCATCGCCCTATCAGCGCTATCGATTCCGCGCGGCGACGGGAACCCTCTGACGATCAGCATCGGCGGCGCGAACGGTACGCCGTTATCGCCACGCGACGCGACCGAGATCTTGCACGCTGCCGACGCCGAACTCTACGCAGCCAAACGCAGTGGCCGCAATCGCGCCAACTTGAGTCTCTACGAAGTTCTCGTGTAG
- a CDS encoding Fic family protein has product MTPEQFTEAAPGRLVEATDALGNQGHAFVPASLPPARDFGARQLRLALSEADQALARLGGMAREIERPDLLFRNFLRREAVLSSKIEGTHTTLADLIIFEAANSAEPEKRKDDEIVANYLAAFDYGRDRCGDLPIGRRLLSEMHEILMRGADAREKTPGVIRDCLVVIGKPPLQNARFVPPPELFVPELLENLDVYLQDYKEPLLLKLAVAHYQFETIHPFRDGNGRLGRLLIALALERAGVLTGPLLYLSVYLESHRDEYYDLLLDVSTQGHWEEWIEFFLRGVRTQAVDATARTSRLSDLRKRYHERLTGPRTTQNVHRLIDALFQIPAISVPIARDLLGVKYPSAKALIDRLVEAGILDAETIVVSGTSFYVANNIIHAIESPIEQGE; this is encoded by the coding sequence ATGACTCCTGAGCAATTTACGGAGGCCGCACCGGGCCGGCTCGTCGAGGCAACCGATGCCTTAGGCAATCAGGGCCACGCCTTTGTCCCCGCTTCACTCCCGCCGGCGCGCGATTTTGGTGCCAGGCAATTGCGGCTAGCACTTTCCGAGGCTGACCAGGCTCTGGCCCGTCTCGGAGGGATGGCGCGCGAAATTGAACGCCCCGATTTGCTATTTCGTAATTTCCTACGGCGCGAGGCTGTGCTTTCGAGCAAGATTGAGGGCACGCACACGACGCTCGCAGATCTCATCATCTTTGAAGCCGCAAATAGCGCGGAGCCGGAAAAACGAAAGGACGATGAGATCGTTGCCAACTACCTCGCTGCTTTTGACTACGGCCGCGACCGGTGTGGCGATCTACCGATCGGACGGCGTCTCCTTTCTGAAATGCACGAGATCCTCATGCGCGGGGCCGACGCGCGAGAAAAGACCCCCGGTGTCATTCGAGATTGTCTTGTAGTAATTGGAAAACCGCCGCTTCAAAACGCTCGGTTCGTGCCGCCGCCGGAGCTTTTCGTGCCGGAGCTCCTCGAAAATCTCGATGTGTACTTACAGGATTACAAAGAACCACTGTTACTAAAGCTGGCCGTCGCCCACTACCAATTTGAAACGATTCACCCGTTCCGAGACGGGAACGGCCGCCTTGGGCGACTGCTGATCGCCCTTGCACTGGAACGCGCCGGCGTCTTAACAGGGCCACTCCTGTACCTAAGCGTCTATCTTGAGAGCCATCGCGACGAATACTACGATTTGCTCTTAGATGTGAGCACCCAGGGACATTGGGAAGAGTGGATTGAGTTCTTTCTTCGCGGCGTGCGCACCCAAGCGGTCGATGCGACCGCGAGAACGTCGCGACTCTCGGATCTGCGCAAGCGGTACCATGAGAGGTTAACGGGACCTCGTACGACGCAAAACGTTCATCGACTGATCGATGCACTTTTTCAGATTCCGGCGATTTCGGTGCCGATTGCGCGCGATTTACTTGGGGTAAAGTATCCGAGCGCCAAAGCCCTAATCGATCGATTGGTCGAAGCCGGCATTCTCGATGCGGAGACGATCGTCGTGAGCGGGACCAGCTTTTACGTCGCAAACAATATCATTCACGCGATCGAGTCGCCGATCGAGCAAGGTGAATAA
- a CDS encoding prohibitin family protein — protein sequence MQLIVLVVFGLIAAGVYYMLWLWTKTMGVRTSPLPAAGALAVMAAAVVVDSGMVIVPFGQIDIVTFNGALTDRVLEPGLNFKWPLINGVYPINTQMRALKITGDQVFTKDLQNADNDYVINFSLDDSKLRNIVAQFKGNDGRDTSISERLIEPRASYWLKQIEPNYNAAVLLANRARVANDLQADLDRDLKPYGVRMAFVSLTNISFGPKYQEASEARATAEQEYQRELTVLNTKRVLAQQEVTTADGDRKAEQLRREGLGTDPRIAADLVSLTFIEHMTKDNGWDGRVPQMLGGGSGLMNLDSGSAK from the coding sequence ATGCAGCTTATCGTGCTCGTTGTTTTCGGATTGATCGCGGCAGGCGTGTACTACATGCTCTGGTTGTGGACGAAGACCATGGGCGTAAGGACATCGCCGCTGCCGGCGGCCGGCGCGCTTGCCGTGATGGCTGCTGCAGTCGTCGTCGATTCCGGCATGGTGATCGTTCCGTTCGGTCAGATCGATATCGTAACGTTCAACGGTGCGCTGACGGATCGCGTTTTGGAACCGGGTCTAAACTTCAAATGGCCCTTGATCAACGGGGTCTATCCCATCAATACGCAAATGCGCGCGTTGAAAATTACCGGCGATCAAGTCTTCACCAAAGATCTCCAGAACGCCGACAACGACTACGTCATCAACTTCTCGCTCGACGACAGCAAGCTGCGGAATATCGTCGCGCAATTCAAGGGCAACGACGGACGCGACACGAGCATTTCCGAGCGGCTCATCGAACCGCGCGCGTCCTATTGGCTCAAGCAAATCGAGCCCAACTATAATGCGGCGGTTTTACTTGCGAATCGCGCGCGCGTCGCGAACGACCTGCAGGCTGATTTAGATCGCGATCTCAAGCCGTACGGCGTTCGCATGGCCTTCGTTTCGCTCACCAATATCTCGTTTGGACCGAAATATCAGGAAGCATCAGAAGCGCGCGCCACCGCCGAGCAAGAGTATCAGCGCGAGCTAACGGTTCTGAACACGAAGCGTGTGCTCGCGCAACAAGAGGTCACAACCGCCGACGGCGATCGCAAAGCCGAGCAGCTCCGGCGTGAAGGACTCGGCACGGATCCGCGAATTGCTGCCGACCTCGTTTCGCTCACGTTCATCGAGCATATGACCAAGGACAACGGTTGGGACGGGCGCGTTCCTCAAATGCTCGGCGGTGGGAGCGGCCTGATGAACCTCGACAGCGGATCGGCTAAGTAG
- a CDS encoding MaoC family dehydratase, which produces MIGSRYFEDFTIGESMMSPGVTMTEASIIDFAFKYDPQRFHINTEAAEKSPYGGLIASGFQTLTFAFRMFFHMGLINETGYGSPGIDELRWTEPVRPGDTIRTKITILEKRESRSREDRGIMRLGFQVYNQKDQEVMTFTTIAFIARKP; this is translated from the coding sequence ATGATCGGCAGCCGTTACTTCGAGGATTTCACGATCGGCGAATCAATGATGTCGCCCGGCGTAACGATGACGGAAGCGAGCATCATCGACTTTGCCTTCAAGTACGATCCGCAGCGGTTTCACATCAACACGGAAGCGGCCGAGAAATCGCCGTACGGTGGCTTGATCGCAAGCGGATTTCAGACGCTCACGTTTGCGTTTCGGATGTTTTTCCACATGGGTTTGATCAACGAGACGGGATATGGTTCGCCCGGCATCGATGAGCTGCGCTGGACGGAACCGGTTCGTCCCGGCGATACGATTCGTACCAAAATTACGATCCTCGAGAAACGCGAATCACGCTCGCGGGAGGATCGCGGCATCATGCGTCTCGGCTTCCAGGTCTACAATCAGAAAGATCAGGAGGTGATGACGTTCACGACCATCGCCTTCATCGCCCGAAAACCCTAG
- a CDS encoding KUP/HAK/KT family potassium transporter has translation MGSQGRSRAGSFLALGALGVVFGDIATSPLYAFQQCFLGPNAPAPTHENVLAISSLFFWTLVGVVCIKYTTFIMRANHDGEGGTLALLGLIYPTDPLKAAKQKTLPIIALIILFGTAALYGDGIITPAISVLSAVEGLDVATPGALHMAVPITVLILIALFAVQSRGTGKIGAFFGPVMLLWCAALMVLGANSIVHNPEILAALNPLHALRFVFHANIMVIVVLGATVLCVSGVEALYADLGHFGIGPIRLAWYAAVFPALTLAYLGQGAFALSSPKSFGFYALVPSWGLMPMVLLATAATIIASQALISGAFSLTQQAVQLGYIPRIAVVHTSREQAGQIYIPFVNVVLGVLCIVLVITFKHSANLGDAYGLAVTLTMITTTIAFAALTQRSWHWRWWQTAIVTLLFLSFDGSFLIGNIAKIPTGGWIPLLIAIVVFNILVTWNTGRRRQARAFEKMGVPVDEFMKDLDARPPTKLVGTAVFLTAHPSGVPYALTHQWLRTHVTFETVVLLTIIYERRPWVPAKDRIQLEELREKTFYRVTAHYGFMETPKTGEILVLCREKAKDNVFDDTVFYLAESTLIPGGDGHRLMSWQRTLFAWMVTNALPIESVLDIPPDRVVKIGVEVPV, from the coding sequence ATGGGATCGCAAGGACGCTCGAGAGCAGGCTCGTTTCTCGCTCTCGGAGCCCTTGGCGTCGTCTTTGGAGACATTGCAACCAGCCCGCTCTACGCGTTCCAGCAGTGCTTCCTCGGTCCGAATGCACCCGCCCCGACGCACGAAAACGTGCTCGCGATTTCGTCGCTCTTTTTTTGGACGCTCGTCGGCGTCGTGTGCATCAAATACACGACGTTTATCATGCGTGCGAATCATGACGGTGAGGGCGGGACGCTCGCCCTTTTGGGTTTGATCTATCCGACCGACCCGCTTAAAGCTGCCAAGCAGAAGACGCTGCCGATCATCGCGCTCATCATTCTCTTTGGTACGGCGGCGCTATACGGCGACGGTATCATCACGCCGGCAATTTCGGTTCTGAGCGCGGTCGAAGGCCTCGATGTTGCCACGCCCGGCGCCCTGCATATGGCCGTGCCGATCACGGTTCTCATTCTCATCGCGCTTTTTGCAGTTCAGTCGCGTGGCACCGGAAAGATCGGGGCATTCTTCGGGCCGGTGATGTTACTGTGGTGTGCGGCGCTCATGGTTTTGGGTGCGAATTCGATCGTGCACAATCCGGAGATTCTCGCGGCGCTTAACCCGTTGCATGCGTTGCGCTTCGTTTTCCACGCCAACATCATGGTAATCGTTGTTCTCGGCGCCACGGTGCTTTGTGTTTCAGGTGTGGAGGCGTTATACGCCGACCTCGGACACTTTGGTATCGGACCGATCCGTCTTGCCTGGTACGCGGCGGTCTTTCCGGCGCTGACGCTTGCGTATTTGGGACAGGGCGCGTTTGCGCTCTCGTCTCCGAAGTCGTTCGGGTTTTATGCGCTCGTACCGTCGTGGGGTCTGATGCCGATGGTGCTGCTGGCAACGGCCGCCACGATCATCGCCTCGCAGGCCTTGATCTCCGGCGCATTTTCCCTAACGCAACAAGCAGTGCAGCTCGGGTACATACCGCGCATTGCAGTCGTCCACACGTCGCGCGAGCAAGCCGGGCAGATTTATATCCCGTTCGTGAACGTCGTCCTGGGAGTTTTGTGCATCGTGCTCGTGATAACGTTCAAACACTCGGCCAATTTAGGCGACGCATATGGACTAGCCGTAACGCTGACGATGATCACCACGACGATCGCGTTCGCGGCGTTGACGCAGCGCTCGTGGCATTGGCGATGGTGGCAGACTGCCATCGTGACGCTCCTTTTTTTGAGCTTCGACGGCTCGTTCCTGATCGGCAATATCGCGAAGATTCCGACGGGCGGATGGATTCCGTTGTTGATCGCGATCGTCGTCTTCAACATCCTCGTCACATGGAACACCGGTCGCAGACGTCAAGCGCGAGCCTTCGAAAAAATGGGCGTTCCGGTCGACGAGTTCATGAAAGACCTCGATGCGCGGCCTCCCACAAAGTTGGTCGGGACAGCGGTGTTTCTTACCGCGCATCCATCCGGCGTTCCGTATGCGCTGACGCATCAGTGGTTACGCACGCACGTCACGTTCGAGACGGTCGTACTGCTGACCATCATCTACGAGCGGCGGCCATGGGTACCGGCGAAGGATCGAATACAGCTCGAAGAGTTACGTGAGAAGACGTTCTATCGCGTCACAGCACACTACGGCTTTATGGAGACGCCCAAAACCGGCGAGATACTTGTCTTATGTCGCGAAAAGGCAAAAGATAATGTCTTCGACGATACTGTATTCTATCTCGCAGAATCAACACTTATACCTGGAGGAGACGGACACCGATTGATGAGCTGGCAACGCACCTTGTTTGCATGGATGGTGACGAACGCACTTCCGATTGAATCCGTTCTTGATATCCCGCCCGATCGCGTCGTCAAGATAGGCGTTGAGGTTCCGGTATGA
- a CDS encoding sigma-70 family RNA polymerase sigma factor, with amino-acid sequence MSADERDRHVRKLFPVVFRIAHRVARICRVPDEDDLVGDGALGLVRALDTYDASRGVTLDRYARHVILGAMLNGLRRKDPVSERARRRVREGDRLQAGREVPLSERELEEALPGITRARAQVERGLPLSLDASLPAGARTRVDWGNDPAQLYECVTRERAVYRALERLSPRQREIVERHYFADTPLRTISESMAVTPQRVSQLHCAALHRMRAAVIGEV; translated from the coding sequence ATGAGTGCAGACGAGCGCGATCGGCATGTGCGCAAACTCTTTCCGGTTGTGTTCAGAATCGCCCATCGCGTCGCGCGCATCTGTCGCGTGCCGGATGAAGACGACCTCGTCGGCGATGGCGCGCTCGGACTCGTTCGCGCGCTCGACACGTACGATGCGAGTCGCGGTGTGACGCTCGACCGGTATGCACGTCATGTGATTCTCGGGGCGATGCTCAACGGCTTACGGCGCAAAGACCCGGTCTCGGAACGTGCGCGCCGCCGCGTGCGCGAAGGCGATCGGTTACAAGCCGGGCGAGAGGTGCCGCTTTCCGAGCGTGAACTCGAAGAAGCGTTACCCGGCATCACGCGTGCGCGGGCGCAGGTCGAGCGCGGATTGCCTCTCTCGCTCGATGCGTCGTTGCCGGCGGGCGCACGCACTCGCGTCGATTGGGGCAACGATCCCGCGCAGCTGTACGAGTGCGTCACGCGCGAACGTGCCGTGTACCGCGCGCTCGAGCGCCTCTCGCCGCGTCAACGCGAAATCGTCGAGCGGCATTACTTCGCGGATACGCCGTTGCGCACGATATCCGAGTCAATGGCCGTGACGCCGCAACGCGTCTCGCAACTGCACTGCGCAGCGCTGCATCGTATGCGCGCTGCAGTCATAGGAGAAGTCTAG
- a CDS encoding flagellar hook-basal body protein, whose translation MNRALVVAASGMAAQQIHLDVVADNLANADVAGFKQAAAAFSDVRVAGGIGLGVVPSGTHPVFEQGKLEKSGGPFDVAIDGSGFFVLTNGSRTAYTRNGEFHRAPNGTLETGDGWRVPGVRIPSDATSVSVEPDGRVHCERAGGSKSDCGRIVLSMFAAPEALEPLGSARFAATHRAGLPVRVFPGGEHGPKIGFGMLERSNVSIIGSMMEILSAQRAYEANAKGVQAADEMQRIANNLHRT comes from the coding sequence ATGAACCGAGCTCTCGTCGTTGCGGCCTCCGGCATGGCCGCGCAGCAGATTCATCTGGACGTCGTCGCCGACAATCTCGCGAACGCCGACGTTGCCGGCTTCAAACAAGCCGCAGCCGCGTTCAGCGACGTACGCGTCGCAGGCGGCATTGGACTCGGCGTCGTTCCCTCCGGCACGCATCCCGTTTTCGAGCAAGGAAAACTCGAGAAGAGCGGTGGGCCGTTCGATGTCGCGATCGACGGATCAGGATTCTTCGTCCTTACGAATGGTTCCCGAACCGCGTACACGCGCAACGGCGAATTTCACCGCGCGCCGAACGGCACTCTCGAAACCGGCGACGGCTGGCGTGTTCCGGGCGTTCGTATTCCGAGCGACGCGACGAGCGTCAGCGTTGAACCCGACGGTCGCGTGCATTGCGAGCGCGCAGGCGGCAGTAAGTCCGATTGCGGGCGTATCGTGCTCAGCATGTTTGCAGCGCCCGAAGCGCTCGAACCGCTTGGCAGCGCGCGCTTTGCAGCAACGCATCGTGCGGGTCTGCCGGTGCGTGTGTTTCCCGGCGGCGAGCACGGTCCGAAGATTGGCTTCGGCATGCTCGAGCGTTCGAATGTTTCGATCATCGGATCGATGATGGAGATCCTGTCCGCGCAGCGCGCGTATGAAGCTAACGCCAAAGGAGTTCAGGCTGCCGATGAGATGCAGCGAATCGCAAACAATCTGCACCGCACCTGA
- a CDS encoding flagellar basal body rod C-terminal domain-containing protein, whose product MDGIDWTASAMRTARTRLEIAAQNLANASSDGFRKAVARVTLSASGLVTQKTTSSEQGALRHTGRALDLAIVGDGAFLIGGKPTRNGAFMRDAHGFLADDGGARVQGVHGFVRVAPDGKLLDRIPLPYRSSLVSGALESPNVNAVGEMVDVLDAQRAFETAQKALGAIDETRAKAVNELARLR is encoded by the coding sequence ATGGATGGAATCGACTGGACCGCGAGCGCGATGCGAACCGCTCGTACGCGGCTCGAAATCGCGGCGCAGAATCTTGCGAACGCCTCATCAGACGGGTTCCGGAAGGCCGTAGCGCGGGTCACGTTGTCGGCGAGCGGGCTCGTAACGCAGAAGACGACATCGTCCGAACAAGGTGCGCTTCGGCATACCGGGCGCGCGCTCGATCTCGCGATCGTGGGGGACGGAGCGTTCCTGATCGGCGGCAAGCCTACGCGTAACGGCGCGTTCATGCGCGACGCGCATGGTTTTCTCGCTGACGATGGCGGCGCACGCGTTCAGGGCGTGCACGGTTTCGTGCGTGTTGCGCCTGACGGAAAGTTACTCGACCGCATTCCATTGCCGTATCGATCCTCGCTCGTGAGCGGCGCGCTCGAAAGCCCGAACGTCAACGCCGTCGGTGAGATGGTCGACGTGCTCGACGCGCAGCGCGCGTTCGAGACCGCGCAAAAGGCACTCGGTGCGATCGATGAGACGCGTGCGAAAGCCGTCAACGAGCTGGCGAGGCTGCGATGA
- a CDS encoding haloacid dehalogenase type II: MDGVSTLMFDFYGTVVDMQAGLTEAIAPYLKEKKYEGKPGQLVTWWRRTHFENSMIDALLHKEHTPYREIGFAALDYTLDRAEVAHTDQEVRDLVDAITRLKPFADVPAALDRLRTRYKLVILSNGDRDMLASGVPYSGIEFDRVISVAESGSFKPHVATYKKAAELIGAKPHEVLFVANHAFDCLGAKAFGMRSAFIDRRKRPFGKTPYQPDVIVANFAELAKTLL; encoded by the coding sequence GTGGACGGCGTCTCGACGCTCATGTTCGATTTCTACGGCACGGTTGTCGACATGCAAGCCGGGCTTACCGAAGCGATCGCGCCGTATCTCAAAGAGAAGAAGTACGAAGGCAAGCCGGGGCAGCTTGTCACCTGGTGGCGCCGAACGCATTTCGAGAACTCGATGATCGACGCGCTCTTGCACAAAGAACACACGCCCTACCGCGAGATTGGTTTTGCCGCGCTTGACTACACGCTCGACCGGGCCGAAGTCGCGCACACGGATCAGGAAGTGCGTGATCTCGTCGACGCGATCACGCGGCTCAAGCCCTTCGCGGACGTGCCGGCGGCGCTCGATCGCTTGCGCACCAGATACAAGCTCGTCATCCTATCCAACGGCGATCGCGACATGCTCGCGAGCGGCGTGCCGTATTCCGGCATCGAATTCGATCGCGTGATCTCGGTCGCCGAGTCCGGATCGTTTAAGCCGCACGTCGCCACGTACAAGAAAGCCGCGGAGCTGATCGGTGCCAAACCACACGAAGTGCTTTTTGTCGCGAATCACGCCTTCGATTGTCTCGGAGCCAAAGCGTTCGGCATGCGCTCGGCGTTCATCGACCGGCGAAAACGCCCGTTCGGCAAGACGCCGTATCAGCCCGACGTCATCGTTGCGAACTTCGCGGAGCTGGCGAAGACACTCTTATAG